One part of the Rhizobium rhizogenes genome encodes these proteins:
- a CDS encoding LacI family DNA-binding transcriptional regulator, producing the protein MKPTVHDIAERAGVSLATIDRVLNMRPGVHAATRARVEAAIAELGYVRDIAAANLAKGRNYSLVFILPGNDNSFMATLRTEVRAAATRAHLERTAIRIIEVPPFNAAALTEALEVARREKPSGVAFVATDSEDVAQAADRLAEDGIATVTLVSDLSGSRRDHYAGVDNVAAGRTAASLLGRFLSGHGGDIAVVAGSMLVRDHRERLEGFRAVIEAEFPQLRLLPVLEGKDDPATVEALVAGALGNAALSGIYSLGAGNRGLIRALRAAGSERPLSVIAHELTENTANALREGVLDAVLNQDAGHEVRSAIRVLKARADGQAVIAAQERIRIDIFLRDNLP; encoded by the coding sequence ATGAAGCCGACAGTCCATGATATTGCCGAGCGCGCGGGCGTCAGCCTCGCCACCATCGACCGGGTGCTGAACATGCGTCCGGGCGTCCACGCCGCCACCCGCGCCCGCGTGGAGGCGGCAATTGCCGAGCTTGGTTATGTGCGCGATATCGCCGCCGCCAATCTGGCCAAGGGGCGTAATTATTCGCTGGTCTTCATCCTGCCGGGCAACGACAATTCCTTCATGGCGACGCTTCGCACCGAGGTCCGGGCCGCCGCCACCCGTGCCCATCTGGAACGCACGGCGATCCGCATCATCGAGGTGCCGCCCTTCAATGCCGCCGCGCTGACCGAGGCGCTGGAAGTGGCGCGGCGGGAAAAACCGTCTGGTGTTGCCTTCGTCGCCACCGATTCCGAAGATGTGGCGCAAGCCGCCGACCGGCTGGCGGAAGACGGTATCGCCACGGTGACGCTGGTTTCCGATCTTTCCGGCTCGCGCCGCGACCACTATGCCGGCGTGGACAACGTTGCGGCCGGGCGCACGGCGGCGAGCCTGCTGGGACGCTTCCTCTCCGGCCATGGCGGCGATATCGCTGTTGTCGCCGGCTCCATGCTGGTGCGTGACCATCGCGAACGTCTGGAAGGGTTTCGTGCCGTCATCGAGGCTGAATTTCCGCAATTGCGGCTTCTGCCGGTGCTGGAGGGCAAGGATGACCCGGCAACCGTCGAGGCGCTGGTTGCCGGAGCGCTCGGCAATGCCGCACTGTCAGGCATCTACAGTCTCGGCGCTGGCAATCGCGGCCTCATCCGGGCGCTGCGAGCCGCCGGCAGTGAAAGGCCGCTGTCGGTCATTGCCCACGAACTGACCGAAAACACCGCCAATGCGCTGCGGGAAGGCGTGCTTGACGCCGTGCTCAATCAGGATGCCGGCCACGAGGTGCGCAGCGCCATCCGCGTGTTGAAGGCACGTGCCGACGGCCAGGCGGTCATCGCCGCGCAGGAACGTATCCGTATCGACATATTCCTCAGGGACAATCTGCCCTGA
- a CDS encoding DHA2 family efflux MFS transporter permease subunit, translating into MAATVVGTGGASIPADPPMDRRRLIAFFAMVFGMFMSILDIQIVSASLAEIQAGLGAGSDEIAWVQTSYLIAEVIMIPLSGTLARILSTRVLFATCAAGFTISSALCATATNIDQMIVYRAIQGFIGGGMIPSVFAAAFTIFPPSKRSVVSPIIGLVATLAPTIGPTVGGYLSNAFSWHWLFLVNIIPGIIVTILTWSLIDFDKPEKSLWKKFDWWGLISMAVFLGSLEYVLEEGNNKDWFNDEHIVLGSVAMVIGAVVFFWRAFKVEFPVVDIRAFTDRNFSIGSLFSFVMGIGLYGLTYLYPLYLGRVRGYDALMIGETMFVSGLAMFFTAPIAGKVSTKLDPRAMMAIGFISFGCGTWIMTYVTTDWDFYELLIPQILRGFGLMMCMVPINNIALGTLPPARIRNASGLFNLTRNLGGAVGLAVINTMLSQRTDDHYVRLAEHISYSNPQALEWLNNVGANYDSYGLDGASVAIKKLVGMVSQQAWILAFADVFFALTLLFGSLIFMTILIQKPKAAPPPDAAH; encoded by the coding sequence ATGGCGGCTACGGTTGTCGGTACGGGCGGGGCGTCCATCCCCGCCGATCCCCCGATGGACAGGCGCAGGCTCATCGCGTTCTTCGCGATGGTCTTCGGCATGTTCATGTCCATTCTCGATATCCAGATCGTCTCCGCCTCGCTGGCGGAAATCCAGGCCGGCCTCGGCGCCGGCTCGGATGAGATCGCCTGGGTGCAGACCTCCTATCTGATCGCCGAAGTCATCATGATCCCGCTGTCGGGCACGCTGGCGCGCATCCTGTCCACGCGCGTGCTGTTTGCCACCTGTGCGGCCGGTTTCACGATTTCGAGCGCGCTCTGCGCCACCGCCACCAATATCGACCAGATGATCGTCTACCGGGCGATCCAGGGCTTTATCGGCGGCGGCATGATCCCGTCGGTCTTTGCGGCCGCCTTCACCATCTTTCCGCCGTCGAAGCGCTCCGTCGTCTCGCCGATCATCGGTCTGGTCGCAACGCTTGCGCCGACCATCGGCCCGACGGTCGGCGGTTATCTCTCCAATGCCTTTTCCTGGCACTGGCTGTTCCTCGTCAACATCATTCCCGGCATCATCGTCACCATCCTCACCTGGAGCCTGATCGATTTCGACAAGCCTGAAAAGTCGCTCTGGAAGAAGTTCGACTGGTGGGGGCTGATCTCCATGGCCGTCTTCCTCGGCTCGCTGGAATATGTGCTGGAAGAGGGCAACAACAAGGACTGGTTCAACGACGAGCATATCGTGCTTGGATCGGTCGCCATGGTCATCGGCGCGGTCGTGTTCTTCTGGCGTGCCTTCAAGGTGGAATTCCCTGTCGTGGATATCCGCGCCTTCACGGACCGCAACTTCTCCATCGGATCGCTGTTCTCCTTCGTCATGGGTATCGGGCTCTACGGGCTGACCTATCTCTATCCGCTCTATCTCGGCCGGGTGAGGGGATATGATGCGCTGATGATCGGCGAGACCATGTTCGTGTCAGGTCTTGCCATGTTCTTCACCGCGCCGATCGCCGGCAAGGTCTCCACCAAGCTCGATCCGCGGGCGATGATGGCCATCGGCTTCATCAGCTTCGGCTGCGGCACATGGATCATGACCTATGTGACGACCGACTGGGACTTCTATGAACTGCTGATCCCGCAGATCCTGCGCGGTTTCGGCCTGATGATGTGCATGGTGCCGATCAACAACATCGCGCTCGGCACCCTGCCGCCGGCCCGCATCCGCAATGCGTCCGGCCTGTTCAACCTCACCCGCAACCTTGGCGGCGCGGTTGGCCTTGCGGTCATCAACACCATGCTGTCGCAGCGCACCGACGATCATTATGTGCGGCTGGCGGAACATATCAGCTACTCCAATCCGCAGGCGCTGGAATGGCTGAACAATGTCGGCGCGAACTATGATTCCTACGGGCTGGACGGTGCTTCCGTCGCGATCAAGAAACTGGTCGGCATGGTCTCGCAGCAGGCATGGATACTGGCCTTCGCGGATGTGTTCTTCGCGCTGACGCTTTTGTTCGGCAGCCTGATCTTCATGACGATCCTGATCCAGAAACCCAAGGCAGCGCCGCCGCCAGACGCGGCGCACTGA
- a CDS encoding HlyD family secretion protein, translating into MSAQKNSAVRAVNDAEEADVSAKAETSPAKPAEAPPQQPQATPAPKQKKRSPLLPVIAIALLAGAGWYGYNWWIDGRFMVSTDDAYIEGDIAVIAPKVSGYVAKVNVVENQEVKAGDPLVTLDDGDYRIALEQAEAQIRTEELSLKRIDAQIVGGEASLEQAVAQKGSLDAALRGAEITQKRASELQAKDVGTVAASDNAQVALDQAKANAVAGDAAITSAKANVELLRAQREEAESTIRSLQLSRDKAARDLSFTVLKAPYDGVIGNLAVQTGDLVSVGKRLASLVPMNELYIDANFKETQLARVVPGSKVRVHVDAFDDATIEGTVQSISPGSGSVFSMLPPENATGNFTKVIQRVPVRIVFSREDLEKHNLRAGLSVVVDVDTRTAPETTKTAQANPQAK; encoded by the coding sequence ATGTCGGCCCAGAAGAATAGCGCGGTTCGCGCCGTCAACGATGCGGAAGAGGCGGATGTTTCCGCCAAGGCCGAGACCTCTCCCGCAAAGCCGGCAGAGGCCCCGCCGCAGCAGCCCCAGGCCACGCCCGCGCCGAAGCAGAAGAAGCGTTCGCCGCTTCTGCCTGTCATCGCCATCGCGCTTCTCGCCGGTGCCGGCTGGTATGGCTACAACTGGTGGATCGACGGCCGCTTCATGGTATCGACTGACGATGCCTATATAGAAGGTGACATCGCCGTCATCGCGCCGAAGGTTTCCGGTTACGTTGCCAAGGTGAATGTGGTCGAAAACCAGGAGGTCAAGGCGGGCGATCCGCTGGTGACGCTGGATGACGGCGATTACCGGATTGCCCTGGAGCAGGCCGAGGCGCAGATCCGCACCGAGGAACTGTCGCTGAAGCGCATCGACGCGCAGATCGTCGGCGGCGAAGCATCGCTGGAGCAGGCCGTTGCCCAGAAGGGTTCGCTGGATGCCGCCCTTCGCGGCGCTGAAATCACCCAGAAGCGTGCCAGCGAGCTGCAGGCCAAGGATGTCGGCACGGTCGCCGCCTCCGACAATGCCCAGGTGGCGCTGGATCAGGCCAAGGCCAATGCCGTGGCCGGCGATGCCGCCATTACCTCGGCCAAGGCCAATGTCGAGCTTCTGCGCGCCCAGCGTGAGGAAGCGGAGAGCACCATTCGCTCGCTGCAGCTTTCCCGCGACAAGGCGGCCCGCGATCTTTCCTTCACGGTTCTGAAGGCGCCTTATGACGGTGTCATCGGCAATCTGGCGGTTCAGACGGGCGATCTGGTTTCGGTCGGCAAGCGTCTGGCTTCGCTGGTGCCGATGAACGAGCTTTATATCGACGCCAATTTCAAGGAAACGCAGCTTGCCCGCGTCGTGCCCGGCTCGAAGGTGCGCGTGCATGTGGATGCCTTTGACGATGCGACGATCGAGGGCACGGTGCAGTCGATCTCGCCCGGCTCCGGCTCGGTCTTCTCCATGTTGCCGCCGGAAAACGCCACGGGCAACTTCACCAAGGTTATCCAGCGCGTGCCTGTTCGTATCGTCTTCTCCAGGGAAGACCTTGAAAAGCATAACCTCCGCGCGGGCCTCAGTGTCGTTGTCGATGTCGATACCCGCACGGCGCCGGAAACCACGAAAACGGCGCAAGCCAACCCGCAGGCCAAATAA
- a CDS encoding TetR/AcrR family transcriptional regulator has product MAGEDMDMEADTETGCPGNPAGRFAAGEDPAKREQILAGAWRVFKRKGFDAASMNDITREAGVSKGTIYVYFSNKEDLFAALVDQHRQEFATSMRNILAGTEEVREGLKQFGKAFANKMICSDMVPAMRSVIGVIDRMPKLAQRFFIAAPNNVRTVLQDFIEHHVALGHLKVDDVELAARQYIELSTGTFFKLRLFGEIDGPVPEEELDRVITSAITVFMAAYGTNRA; this is encoded by the coding sequence ATGGCAGGGGAAGACATGGATATGGAAGCGGACACGGAAACGGGCTGTCCCGGAAATCCCGCCGGGCGTTTTGCGGCGGGCGAAGACCCGGCAAAACGCGAACAGATTCTGGCGGGCGCCTGGCGTGTGTTCAAGCGCAAGGGCTTCGATGCCGCCAGCATGAACGACATTACCCGGGAAGCGGGCGTTTCCAAGGGCACGATCTATGTCTACTTCTCCAACAAGGAAGATCTGTTCGCCGCCCTCGTCGACCAGCATCGTCAGGAATTCGCCACCTCCATGCGCAACATCCTGGCCGGCACAGAAGAGGTGCGCGAAGGCCTGAAGCAGTTCGGCAAGGCCTTCGCCAACAAGATGATCTGTTCAGACATGGTCCCGGCCATGCGCTCGGTCATCGGCGTCATCGACCGCATGCCGAAGCTGGCGCAGCGTTTCTTTATCGCAGCGCCCAACAATGTGCGCACCGTGCTTCAGGATTTCATCGAGCACCATGTGGCGCTCGGCCATCTGAAAGTGGATGACGTCGAGCTTGCCGCGCGGCAATATATAGAGCTTTCCACCGGCACCTTCTTCAAGCTGCGCCTGTTCGGGGAGATCGATGGCCCGGTTCCCGAGGAGGAACTCGACCGGGTGATCACCAGCGCCATCACGGTATTCATGGCCGCTTACGGAACCAACAGGGCCTGA
- a CDS encoding TerC family protein → MESVLPLLSDPAAWVALVTLVVMEVVLGIDNLIFISILTNKLPPEQREKARKIGIGLALIMRLGLLGTVAWIVQLTTPVFEVFGHAFSWKDMILIAGGLFLMWKATKEIHHNVDPEDHKEDMVGGPVAMGFSAAIGQILLLDLVFSVDSIITAVGMTPHLPIMIVAVVVAVAVMLLAATPLANFIERNPTIVMLALAFLMMIGTTLIAEGMGFHVPKGYVYAAMAFSALVELLNMLARNARRRKKAEAAGDTH, encoded by the coding sequence ATGGAGTCCGTTCTCCCGCTTCTGTCTGATCCCGCCGCCTGGGTGGCGCTCGTCACCCTGGTGGTCATGGAGGTCGTGCTCGGCATCGACAACCTGATCTTCATCTCGATTCTGACCAACAAGCTGCCGCCGGAGCAGCGCGAAAAAGCCCGCAAGATCGGCATTGGTCTTGCGCTCATCATGCGCCTCGGCCTGCTCGGCACCGTCGCATGGATCGTGCAGCTCACCACGCCGGTCTTTGAGGTTTTCGGCCACGCCTTCTCCTGGAAGGACATGATCCTGATCGCCGGCGGTCTCTTCCTGATGTGGAAGGCGACCAAGGAAATCCACCACAATGTCGATCCTGAAGACCACAAGGAGGACATGGTGGGCGGCCCGGTGGCGATGGGCTTCAGCGCCGCCATCGGCCAGATCCTGCTGCTCGACCTCGTCTTTTCGGTGGACAGCATCATCACCGCCGTCGGCATGACGCCGCATCTGCCAATCATGATCGTTGCCGTCGTCGTCGCCGTCGCCGTGATGCTGCTCGCCGCAACCCCGCTCGCCAACTTCATCGAGCGCAACCCCACCATCGTCATGCTGGCACTCGCCTTCCTGATGATGATCGGCACGACGCTGATTGCCGAAGGCATGGGCTTCCATGTTCCCAAGGGTTACGTTTATGCCGCCATGGCGTTTTCGGCGCTGGTGGAACTGCTCAACATGCTGGCCCGCAATGCGCGGCGTCGGAAGAAGGCGGAGGCCGCCGGCGATACGCACTAA
- a CDS encoding GIY-YIG nuclease family protein, producing MRQGYVYILASKRNGTLYTGVTSDLSHRLYEHQNNLTPGFTTRYGVKTLVWFETYDLVTDAIAREKTIKNWPRAWKIKLIEDLNPAWDDIAHFLL from the coding sequence ATGCGCCAAGGTTACGTTTATATTCTTGCATCCAAAAGAAACGGTACGCTCTATACTGGCGTCACAAGCGACCTTTCTCACCGTTTATATGAACATCAGAACAACCTGACGCCCGGATTCACAACCCGTTATGGCGTTAAGACGCTTGTGTGGTTTGAAACATACGATCTCGTCACGGACGCAATTGCGAGAGAAAAGACGATAAAAAACTGGCCGCGGGCATGGAAGATAAAGTTGATTGAAGATCTCAATCCAGCCTGGGACGACATTGCCCATTTTCTTCTCTGA
- a CDS encoding SLC13 family permease, with protein sequence MTTDQILAFTVIAGMMVAFIWDRLRYDVVACSALLVAVALGVVPFEKAFSGFSDDIVIIVASALIVSSAVARSGVVDMTIKKYFPEMHSKSLQLAFLMIVVAVMSAFIKNIGALAIMMPVAFQFARKSGSPVSYYLMPMAFAALLGGLMTQIGTSPNIVVSRLREEMTGQSFSMFDFTPVGAGLTVIGIIFLTFGYRLLPVRNRQQASVEDILDQSAYTAEATLPADSTHAEKPLRELLKQADGDVIASTILRGPRRISPFPDVTLKAGDTILLEGSPEGLDRIVSQAKLLLSGKPLTENGQKTTDLISMEAVISNESVLSGISARELSLSYTRGVNLIAVSRRGQRVSQRLSELTLQAGDVILLQGSRKNLPQVLQEFSLLPLAQREILLGVQRRALLPVIVLAAAMIAAGSGLVPVSVAFFTAAFLMIVVGAIPLTEVYKSIDGPILVMLAALIPVSDSLRTSGASELIAAWLGQAAQGLPPFAALGMILLTAMAVTPFLNNAATVLVMAPIAAGFATTLGFRPEAFLMAVAIGAGCDFLTPIGHQCNTLVMGPGGYRFSDYPRLGLPLSIMIVIASIPMLLYVWPVN encoded by the coding sequence ATGACGACAGACCAGATCCTCGCCTTCACCGTCATCGCCGGCATGATGGTCGCGTTCATCTGGGACAGGCTGCGTTACGATGTCGTCGCCTGCAGTGCGCTGCTCGTGGCCGTGGCACTCGGCGTCGTGCCTTTCGAGAAGGCCTTCTCCGGTTTTTCCGACGATATCGTCATCATCGTGGCCAGCGCGCTGATCGTCAGTTCGGCTGTCGCCCGCTCCGGCGTCGTCGATATGACGATCAAGAAATATTTCCCCGAAATGCACTCCAAGAGCCTGCAGCTCGCCTTTCTGATGATCGTCGTTGCCGTCATGTCCGCCTTCATCAAGAATATCGGCGCGCTCGCCATCATGATGCCGGTTGCCTTCCAGTTCGCCCGCAAATCCGGCAGCCCCGTCTCCTATTATCTGATGCCGATGGCCTTCGCCGCGCTGCTGGGCGGGCTGATGACGCAGATCGGCACCTCGCCCAACATCGTCGTCTCGCGGCTGCGCGAGGAAATGACCGGGCAGAGTTTTTCGATGTTCGACTTCACCCCCGTCGGCGCCGGCCTGACCGTCATCGGCATCATCTTCCTGACCTTCGGTTACCGGCTGCTGCCGGTGCGCAACCGCCAGCAGGCATCGGTGGAGGATATTCTCGACCAGTCGGCCTATACCGCCGAAGCCACCCTGCCCGCCGACAGCACCCACGCGGAAAAGCCGCTGCGCGAATTGCTGAAACAGGCCGACGGCGATGTGATCGCCAGCACCATCCTGCGCGGACCGCGGCGCATCTCCCCCTTCCCCGATGTGACGCTGAAGGCGGGTGACACGATTCTCCTCGAAGGCAGCCCGGAGGGGCTGGACCGCATCGTCTCGCAGGCGAAGCTGCTGCTTTCCGGCAAGCCGCTGACGGAGAACGGCCAGAAAACCACCGATCTCATTTCCATGGAAGCGGTGATCAGCAATGAATCGGTGCTGAGCGGCATTTCCGCGCGCGAGCTTTCGCTCTCCTATACGCGCGGCGTCAATCTGATCGCGGTGAGCCGGCGCGGCCAGCGCGTCAGCCAGCGGCTCTCCGAGCTGACATTGCAGGCAGGCGACGTCATTCTTTTGCAGGGCAGCCGCAAGAACCTGCCGCAGGTATTGCAGGAATTTTCGCTCTTGCCGCTGGCGCAGCGGGAAATCCTGCTGGGCGTGCAGCGCCGCGCGCTTTTGCCGGTCATCGTGCTTGCCGCCGCCATGATTGCCGCCGGCAGCGGGCTGGTGCCGGTCTCCGTCGCCTTTTTCACCGCCGCCTTTCTGATGATCGTGGTCGGCGCCATCCCGCTAACAGAAGTCTATAAATCCATCGACGGGCCGATCCTCGTCATGCTCGCCGCCCTCATTCCCGTCAGCGACTCGCTCCGCACCAGCGGGGCGAGCGAACTGATCGCCGCATGGCTCGGCCAGGCAGCGCAGGGGCTGCCGCCCTTTGCGGCGCTCGGCATGATCCTGCTCACCGCCATGGCGGTGACGCCCTTTCTCAACAATGCCGCCACCGTGCTGGTCATGGCCCCCATCGCCGCCGGTTTCGCCACCACGCTCGGGTTTCGGCCGGAGGCATTCCTGATGGCGGTGGCGATCGGCGCCGGCTGCGATTTCCTCACCCCCATCGGCCACCAGTGCAATACGCTGGTCATGGGCCCGGGCGGCTACCGCTTCAGCGATTATCCGCGTCTTGGCCTGCCGCTGTCGATCATGATCGTCATTGCCAGCATTCCGATGCTGCTTTACGTCTGGCCGGTCAACTAG
- the gltX gene encoding glutamate--tRNA ligase, whose product MTTSGVRVRIAPSPTGEPHVGTAYIALFNYLFAKKHGGEFILRIEDTDATRSTLEYEQKVLEALRWTGLTWSEGPDVGGPYGPYRQSERKAMYWPYAEELLEKGHAFRCFCTPERLEEMREAQRAAGKPPKYDGHCLNLKAEEVTARVAAGEANVVRMKIPTEGSCDFHDGVYGDVSIPWDSVDMQVLIKADGMPTYHMANVIDDHLMKITHVARGEEWLASVPKHILLYRYFGWEQPVFMHLSLMRNADKSKLSKRKNPTSISYYSALGYLPEALMNFLGLFFIQIAEGEELLTMDELAAKFDPEALSKAGAIFDIQKLDWLNGRWLREKLSPEEFISRTLEWAMENARLTEGLKLAQSRISRLGELPNLAGFLLASDVGLTPASFAGLKSKPEEIHEILTTVAADLEKMPDWNVEAIEAELRDVAERTGKKLRVVTPPLFVAVSGSSRSLPLFDSMALLGRSVVRQRLKMAIAVVATMVGSGS is encoded by the coding sequence ATGACCACTTCCGGCGTTCGCGTCCGCATCGCACCTTCCCCCACCGGCGAGCCGCATGTCGGCACCGCCTATATCGCGCTGTTCAACTATCTCTTCGCCAAGAAACACGGCGGCGAGTTCATCCTGCGCATCGAGGATACCGACGCCACCCGCTCGACCCTCGAATATGAGCAGAAAGTGCTGGAAGCCCTGCGCTGGACCGGCCTCACCTGGTCGGAAGGCCCCGATGTCGGCGGCCCTTACGGCCCCTACCGCCAGTCCGAGCGCAAGGCCATGTATTGGCCTTATGCCGAGGAATTGCTGGAAAAAGGCCATGCCTTCCGCTGTTTCTGCACGCCCGAGCGGCTGGAAGAAATGCGCGAAGCCCAGCGCGCCGCCGGCAAGCCGCCGAAATATGATGGCCACTGCCTCAACCTGAAAGCCGAGGAAGTCACCGCCCGCGTCGCCGCCGGCGAGGCCAATGTCGTGCGCATGAAAATCCCGACCGAAGGTTCGTGCGATTTCCATGACGGCGTTTATGGCGATGTCTCGATCCCTTGGGATTCGGTCGACATGCAGGTGTTGATCAAGGCCGACGGCATGCCGACCTATCACATGGCCAACGTCATCGACGACCATCTGATGAAGATCACCCATGTGGCGCGCGGCGAAGAGTGGCTGGCCTCCGTGCCCAAGCACATCCTGCTTTACCGTTATTTCGGCTGGGAGCAGCCGGTGTTCATGCATCTCTCGCTGATGCGCAACGCCGACAAGTCGAAGCTTTCCAAGCGCAAGAACCCGACCTCGATCTCCTATTATTCCGCGCTGGGTTACCTGCCGGAAGCGCTGATGAACTTCCTTGGCCTGTTCTTCATCCAGATCGCCGAAGGCGAAGAGCTCTTGACCATGGACGAGCTGGCGGCGAAGTTCGATCCGGAAGCGCTGTCCAAGGCCGGCGCCATCTTCGATATCCAGAAGCTGGACTGGCTGAACGGCCGCTGGCTGCGCGAAAAGCTTTCGCCGGAGGAGTTCATTTCCCGCACCCTGGAATGGGCGATGGAAAATGCCCGCCTGACCGAAGGCCTGAAGCTTGCCCAGAGCCGCATTTCAAGACTCGGCGAATTGCCGAACCTCGCCGGCTTCCTGCTGGCGAGCGATGTCGGCCTGACGCCGGCTTCCTTTGCCGGGCTGAAGAGCAAACCGGAGGAAATCCACGAAATCCTCACCACGGTTGCCGCCGACCTCGAGAAGATGCCGGACTGGAACGTGGAAGCGATCGAGGCCGAGCTGCGCGATGTTGCCGAACGCACGGGCAAGAAGCTGCGCGTCGTGACGCCGCCGCTTTTCGTCGCCGTCTCCGGTTCCTCGCGCTCGCTGCCGCTGTTTGACTCGATGGCGCTGCTCGGCCGCTCCGTGGTGCGCCAGCGGTTGAAGATGGCGATTGCCGTTGTGGCCACGATGGTTGGCAGCGGAAGCTGA
- the lysS gene encoding lysine--tRNA ligase, producing the protein MNDKTTETTALSSDATEVRRQKLALLREQIGDVYPAHFHRTLTNAELAEKYADIEADVETGDTVTVAGRVYSSRNSGMFMDIHDASGKVQIFSHKDTTPEAARNLLPMIDIGDIIGVTGKVRRTKRGELTINAEEITMLTKSLLPMPEKWHGVSDIELRYRKRHLDILSNEESKLRFLQRSKILSGIRRFMEAEGFLEVETPMLQTIYGGATADPFKTFHNTLKMDMYLRIAPELFLKRTLVSGLTDKVFEINRNFRNEGVSTRHNPEFTMMECYWAYADYEDIMGLVERLFETLAIALHGTTEVEFQGQTISFKGPFKRVPMPDAVKEATGIDFLGLKTDEEARAAAKAAGFAVEKDWTWGECLAFIFEEKVEGTLIQPSHVTHFPKDISPFAKEVPGEPRLVERFESYCNAWEVGNAFSELNDPEEQRRRMVEQLEQAHARGEKDKQLDDEFLDAIDQGMPPAGGLGIGVDRLIMLLTNAPSIRDVILFPARRNKAD; encoded by the coding sequence ATGAACGACAAGACGACCGAAACCACCGCCCTCTCCTCCGACGCCACCGAAGTGCGCCGCCAGAAACTCGCGCTGCTGCGCGAGCAGATCGGCGATGTCTATCCGGCGCATTTCCACCGCACGCTGACCAATGCGGAGCTGGCGGAAAAATATGCCGATATCGAAGCCGACGTCGAAACCGGCGATACGGTGACGGTGGCCGGTCGCGTTTATTCCTCGCGCAATTCCGGCATGTTCATGGATATCCATGACGCCTCCGGCAAGGTGCAGATATTCTCCCACAAGGACACGACGCCGGAAGCGGCGCGCAATCTTTTGCCGATGATCGATATCGGCGACATCATCGGCGTCACCGGCAAGGTGCGCCGCACCAAGCGTGGCGAGCTGACGATCAACGCCGAAGAAATCACCATGCTGACGAAGTCGCTGTTGCCGATGCCCGAGAAGTGGCACGGCGTCTCCGACATCGAGCTGCGTTACCGCAAGCGTCATCTGGACATTCTCTCCAACGAGGAATCCAAGCTGCGCTTCCTGCAGCGTTCGAAGATCCTCTCCGGCATCCGCCGCTTCATGGAGGCCGAGGGCTTCCTCGAAGTGGAAACGCCAATGCTGCAGACCATCTATGGCGGCGCGACGGCCGATCCGTTCAAGACCTTCCACAACACGCTGAAGATGGACATGTATCTGCGCATCGCGCCGGAACTGTTCCTGAAGCGCACGCTGGTTTCGGGCCTCACCGACAAGGTCTTCGAAATCAACCGCAACTTCCGCAACGAAGGCGTTTCCACAAGGCACAATCCTGAATTCACCATGATGGAGTGCTATTGGGCCTATGCCGATTACGAAGACATCATGGGTCTCGTGGAGCGGCTGTTCGAGACGCTGGCGATTGCCCTGCACGGCACGACCGAAGTGGAATTCCAGGGCCAGACGATTTCCTTCAAGGGCCCGTTCAAGCGCGTGCCGATGCCCGACGCGGTGAAGGAAGCGACCGGTATCGATTTCCTTGGCCTCAAGACCGACGAAGAAGCCCGCGCCGCCGCCAAGGCCGCCGGTTTTGCCGTCGAAAAGGACTGGACCTGGGGCGAATGCCTTGCCTTCATCTTCGAAGAAAAGGTCGAGGGCACACTGATCCAGCCGAGCCATGTGACGCATTTCCCCAAGGACATTTCGCCCTTCGCCAAGGAAGTGCCGGGCGAACCGCGCCTCGTCGAGCGTTTCGAAAGCTATTGCAATGCCTGGGAAGTGGGCAACGCCTTCTCCGAACTCAACGATCCGGAAGAGCAGCGCCGCCGCATGGTGGAGCAGCTGGAACAGGCGCACGCCCGCGGCGAAAAGGACAAGCAGCTCGACGACGAATTCCTCGACGCCATCGACCAGGGCATGCCGCCCGCCGGCGGTCTCGGCATCGGCGTCGACCGCCTGATCATGCTGCTCACCAACGCCCCGTCGATCCGCGACGTCATCCTCTTCCCGGCCCGCCGCAACAAGGCGGACTGA